From the Anopheles coustani chromosome X, idAnoCousDA_361_x.2, whole genome shotgun sequence genome, one window contains:
- the LOC131269398 gene encoding putative nuclease HARBI1 → MDTNMRSAITPRERLLITLRFLAAGETYTSLQYLFRVSKSSISKVVPEVCDAIMEALHDYIKLPSTKEEWLDVSQRFEERWNFPHAIGAIDGKHIHIKAPKHSGSQYFNYKGFHSIVMLALVDADYNFLSRHCFKSENATPGRGTGTVAESHNSSTALPCVFMSSSWVLQ, encoded by the exons ATGGACACGAACATGCGATCGGCCATAACCCCTCGGGAAAGATTGCTTATAACGCTACGGTTTTTAGCAGCAGGAGAAACGTACACTAGTCTGCAGTATTTGTTTCGG GTTTCAAAATCGTCGATCAGCAAGGTGGTACCGGAAGTTTGCGATGCAATTATGGAGGCATTGCACGATTATATAAAG CTACCGTCAACCAAGGAGGAGTGGTTGGATGTTTCGCAACGATTTGAGGAGCGATGGAATTTTCCTCACGCCATCGGAGCGATTGATGGGAAACACATCCATATAAAAGCTCCGAAGCATAGCGGATCgcaatattttaattacaaagGCTTTCACAGCATCGTTATGCTTGCTCTAGTTGATGCGGACTACAATTTTCT CTCCCGGCACTGTTTTAAATCGGAAAACGCCACACCGGGCCGTGGGACCGGAACGGTAGCAGAATCGCACAACTCGTCCACTGCGCTGCCGTGCGTGTTTATGTCGTCCTCGTGGGTGCTGCAATGA
- the LOC131269399 gene encoding uncharacterized protein LOC131269399 — protein MNTRSKVMHSPPPEHDGSENSDQEATEATIQQCASDQRLEATPQHVSPKPSTSSPSDRELAVLRAKMKLAYRQLMQLQPDITNNKLPPATARVHLRTLRELQGTHGRIMQHIIDLLPDDLEVDMDADDAFRKIHTTCTAILEAQLDETPTTSAAPVTSAAHHLSVPMPTFDGRYEEWPKFKAMFLDIMGRTPVSDAAKLHHLNKALTGKAAGIINAAMVSSNNYKSAWEVLEKRFANPRAIVDKHIAGLLQLKPVQRESASELRSLVETCKGHVDGLQFLEKNIDETSNLIITHILASCMDSSTRKAWELTLQHGEFPDLFRTFDYITRQCEVLESCAAGNTDKPSRPKPAPTKAFTSTVTPSPTATCVMCLGHHMLSKCADFIALSLPDKRDKLRSWKRCFNCFGAGHLNKGCPSKWTCRRCQQKHHTLLHDEGTSAASEIRHEQPTSAAEHRTATISLHTAIPSTVLLSTVMLYITDSAGKNHAARALLDSGAQSNFITGRLAQFLNLPRKSVSIPLSGIGGSQATNVKSSVRATIQSRCSSFSTSLEMLVLPKLSADVPAHRINHSQWTIPATCVLADPTFHKPGGIDIILGAACFYELLKTGRISLGEGMPSLQETAFGWVVSGTAQIAEQSLPVVCSVAVHTNELTTMMRKFFAIEDVGSFPSWSIEERACEDHYAATTSRDQAGRYVVRLPRKSDMIGKLGDSRTIALHRFLAIERRMQREPETKKAYVEFMAEYLRLGHMTKVAAAVDSRETFYLPHHPVFKADSTTTKCRVVFDASSKSSTGVSLNDTLMIGPTIQQDATSILMRFRTHQIALTGDVAKMYRQVWVHPSDRALQRILWRASPHDPIEEYELNTVTYGTASAPFLAVRSLQQTVLDHGSEFPIAAARFADFYVDDFVSGADSPEAAQTLQQQTEQLFAKGGFELRKWASNEEAVLHHVDQQSRASSPYPNDDDDGSLATLGIIWDTSADSLRFKVQAPDVNEDATKRKVLSTIGKIYDPVGFVDPVKAVAKQLLQRVWTLKHVNQQPWGWDAELPLQLRTEWLNFLEQLHYLHNISIPRVAIRSSVTTIQYHVFCDASEKGYGACCYIRSCDAQGHGTMELFASKTKVTPLNSKHSIARLELCAAQLASLLFDRVRTAVNPGSLAVFWTDSMTVVHWLRASPNSWKPYVANRVSQVQQLTEGCTWRHIAGVDNPADLASRGCLGKDLLSSTLWWQGPSWMSLPEDQWPPPLLATPDPSVQAEQRVAVVACAAIELPSHRIFTLFSSYSKLRRMTAYWVQYWNRCTKRRAYENPGLTTKDLTDAEEVLCRLAQRDHLQQEIKALQQNKPVPASSPLKWLHPQLGADGIIRVGGRLSNSSLAEDVKHPLVVPASHPFARLLMEHFHKQLLHAGPTLMLNTCRQRFWITSGRNLARKVFHQCHTCFRARPSSSATIMADLPAVRVTPAPPFSITGVDYCGPVFLKGGHRRAAPVKAYVAIFVCFTTRAVHIELVSNLTTEAFIAALRRFVSRRGLPLELHSDNATNFKGAANKLNELYKLLRTTEHQQSIQTWTLERKISWKFIPPRAPHFGGLWEAAVKTMKYHLVRVLGTTSLSYEDMSTLLDEIECCVNSRPITSMSDDPHDMTALTPGHFLVGTNLQLVPDHCLLYEAENRLNHWRHVQQLRQHFWNRWQKEYLQQLQARSKWTKEGTTTVTPGTLVIIKEDNVHSACWPLARVTEEHRGKDGKARVFTLRTILSAWILSSLELSLTHFVFPLVLMMKDEKFDRLEGSWNRRAYS, from the exons ATGAACACTCGCAGTAAAGTGATGCACTCCCCACCACCAGAACACGATGGGAGTGAAAACTCAGATCAAGAGGCTACGGAAGCCACCATACAACAGTGCGCGAGTGACCAGCGATTGGAAGCGACACCACAGCACGTTTCACCAAAACCTTCGACGTCATCGCCAAGTGATCGCGAGTTGGCCGTGCTGCGCGCCAAAATGAAGCTGGCATATCGTCAACTTATGCAGCTTCAGCCGGACATCACTAACAACAAACTCCCTCCGGCCACTGCGCGGGTGCACTTACGCACATTACGGGAACTTCAAGGCACCCACGGCAGGATTATGCAGCACATAATAGATCTCCTGCCAGATGACCTCGAAGTCGACATGGACGCCGACGATGCCTTCCGGAAGATCCACACCACCTGCACAGCCATTCTGGAGGCACAGCTGGACGAAACACCAACAACGTCAGCAGCTCCGGTAACTTCGGCAGCGCATCACCTCAGTGTCCCGATGCCAACCTTTGACGGACGCTACGAAGAGTGGCCCAAATTCAAGGCCATGTTCCTCGACATCATGGGAAGGACACCTGTTTCGGATGCAGCAAAGTTACACCACCTGAACAAGGCACTCACCGGAAAGGCAGCAGGGATAATTAACGCAGCAATGGTGAGCAGCAACAACTACAAGAGTGCCTGGGAGGTGCTAGAAAAGCGGTTCGCGAACCCGAGAGCAATCGTCGACAAGCACATTGCTGGGTTACTGCAACTTAAACCCGTGCAACGCGAATCAGCCAGCGAACTTCGATCACTAGTAGAAACGTGTAAGGGTCACGTTGATGGGTTGCAGTTCTTAGAGAAGAACATCGATGAAACCAGCAACCTCATCATCACCCACATCCTCGCGTCGTGTATGGACTCCAGCACTCGTAAGGCATGGGAGCTTACATTGCAGCACGGCGAGTTTCCGGATTTGTTCCGTACGTTCGACTACATCACGCGACAATGTGAAGTGTTGGAGAGCTGCGCAGCAGGCAATACGGACAAACCATCTCGTCCAAAGCCGGCTCCTACTAAAGCGTTCACGTCGACCGTTACTCCATCACCGACCGCAACGTGTGTGATGTGCCTGGGTCACCATATGCTCAGCAAGTGCGCGGATTTCATAGCACTATCGCTACCAGACAAACGGGACAAGCTCCGAAGTtggaaacgttgtttcaactgtTTCGGAGCTGGTCATCTCAACAAAGGGTGCCCATCGAAGTGGACGTGTCGTCGGTGCCAGCAGAAACATCACACCTTGCTCCACGACGAAGGGACTAGTGCCGCCAGCGAGATCCGTCACGAACAGCCAACATCTGCAGCAGAACACCGTACAGCTACAATATCGCTTCACACGGCGATACCATCGACAGTGTTGCTGTCAACCGTCATGTTGTACATCACTGACAGCGCAGGGAAGAACCATGCTGCAAGGGCTCTCTTGGACAGTGGAGCACAGTCCAACTTCATTACGGGAAGGTTGGCGCAATTCTTAAACCTACCTCGGAAGTCGGTGAGCATTCCGCTGTCGGGGATTGGTGGCAGCCAAGCGACGAACGTAAAGTCATCAGTACGAGCCACCATCCAGTCACGCTGTTCATCATTTTCGACGTCGCTGGAGATGCTGGTACTGCCCAAGCTGTCAGCAGATGTGCCGGCCCATCGTATAAACCACAGCCAGTGGACGATTCCAGCAACCTGCGTCTTGGCTGACCCAACATTCCACAAGCCTGGTGGAATCGATATCATCCTGGGTGCGGCGTGCTTCTACGAGCTTTTAAAAACCGGACGCATCTCACTTGGAGAAGGTATGCCGTCACTCCAAGAAACAGCATTTGGGTGGGTTGTAAGTGGCACAGCCCAGATAGCAGAGCAGTCGCTGCCAGTGGTGTGTTCAGTCGCCGTACACACCAACGAGCTGACTACGATGATGCGGAAATTCTTCGCAATAGAAGACGTAGGCAGTTTCCCTAGTTGGAGTATCGAGGAGAGAGCCTGTGAGGACCACTACGCGGCCACTACAAGCAGAGACCAAGCCGGCCGATATGTCGTCCGACTTCCGAGAAAGTCTGACATGATCGGGAAACTAGGTGACTCGCGGACGATCGCCCTCCATCGGTTTTTGGCTATCGAGAGACGTATGCAGCGAGaacccgaaacaaaaaaggcataCGTGGAGTTCATGGCCGAATACCTCCGCTTAGGCCACATGACAAAGGTGGCAGCAGCAGTTGATAGTCGGGAAACATTCTACCTCCCACACCATCCTGTTTTTAAGGCCGACAGCACCACCACGAAGTGTCGGGTTGTGTTCGACGCATCCAGCAAGTCATCGACAGGAGTGTCGTTGAATGATACGCTGATGATCGGACCAACAATTCAACAAGATGCTACATCGATCCTGATGCGATTCAGAACTCATCAAATTGCACTGACAGGAGATGTGGCAAAAATGTACCGCCAAGTATGGGTACATCCCAGCGATCGCGCCCTACAGCGCATTCTGTGGCGAGCTTCGCCCCATGATCCCATCGAAGAATATGAGCTGAATACTGTAACTTATGGAACCGCATCTGCACCATTCCTGGCGGTGAGATCTCTGCAACAAACAGTATTGGATCATGGGAGTGAGTTTCCAATAGCAGCAGCTCGGTTCGCTGACTTTTACGTGGATGACTTTGTGTCTGGAGCTGATTCACCCGAGGCTGCTCAAACCTTGCAACAGCAAACCGAACAACTGTTTGCCAAAGGTGGATTTGAGCTGCGGAAATGGGCTTCAAACGAGGAAGCGGTGTTGCATCATGTGGACCAACAAAGCCGAGCATCCAGCCCATATCccaacgatgatgacgacggaTCGTTGGCAACACTTGGAATCATATGGGATACGTCAGCGGACTCTCTGCGCTTCAAAGTCCAAGCCCCGGATGTCAACGAAGATGCAACCAAACGCAAGGTATTGTCCACCATTGGGAAGATTTACGATCCGGTAGGGTTTGTTGACCCAGTGAAGGCGGTTGCCAAGCAACTTCTTCAACGTGTATGGACTCTGAAACACGTCAACCAACAACCCTggggatgggatgctgaactTCCGCTGCAGCTACGAACGGAATGGCTCAACTTTCTTGAGCAACTGCATTACCTTCACAACATCAGCATTCCGCGAGTCGCCATTAGATCTTCAGTGACCACCATCCAATACCATGTCTTCTGCGATGCTTCGGAGAAAGGATATGGAGCATGCTGCTACATCCGTAGTTGCGATGCCCAGGGCCATGGCACAATGGAGCTCTTCGCCTCAAAAACCAAAGTGACGCCCCTCAATAGCAAGCACTCTATCGCTCGGCTTGAACTGTGCGCAGCACAGTTGGCCAGCTTGCTATTCGACCGAGTAAGGACTGCGGTCAACCCAGGATCTCTGGCAGTCTTCTGGACAGACTCCATGACTGTGGTACATTGGCTGCGAGCATCACCAAACTCCTGGAAGCCATATGTTGCAAACCGGGTATCGCAGGTGCAACAATTAACAGAAGGTTGCACGTGGCGTCACATCGCAGGAGTCGACAACCCGGCTGACCTTGCTTCGAGAGGATGTTTGGGCAAAGATCTCCTCTCCAGTACCCTATGGTGGCAGGGTCCTTCCTGGATGAGCCTGCCAGAAGATCAATGGCCTCCACCATTGCTTGCGACACCAGATCCTTCAGTGCAAGCAGAGCAGCGAGTAGCAGTTGTGGCATGCGCTGCCATTGAGCTGCCATCTCATCGCATCTTTACGCTTTTCTCATCGTACTCGAAGCTGAGACGGATGACGGCGTACTGGGTTCAGTATTGGAACCGATGCACCAAACGCCGGGCGTACGAGAACCCCGGCCTGACGACGAAGGACTTGACGGATGCAGAAGAAGTGCTGTGCCGCTTGGCTCAACGAGACCACCTGCAGCAAGAAATCAAGGCCttgcagcaaaacaaacccgTTCCTGCGTCGTCCCCGCTCAAATGGTTACATCCGCAACTGGGAGCTGACGGAATCATCCGAGTTGGAGGACGTTTATCCAACTCATCGCTAGCGGAGGATGTGAAGCATCCACTAGTTGTTCCGGCCAGCCATCCATTCGCTCGTCTGCTgatggaacattttcataaacagTTACTTCACGCGGGACCGACTCTGATGCTAAACACGTGCAGACAACGCTTCTGGATTACAAGTGGCCGAAATCTCGCCCGGAAGGTATTTCACCAGTGCCACACCTGCTTCCGCGCCCGACCATCGTCATCAGCAACTATAATGGCTGACCTCCCGGCTGTCCGAGTAACACCGGCCCCTCCTTTTTCGATCACCGGTGTTGACTACTGTGGTCCAGTGTTCCTGAAAGGTGGCCACCGACGGGCGGCGCCCGTGAAGGCATACGTCGCCATATTTGTATGCTTCACCACCCGTGCCGTACACATCGAGCTGGTGTCaaacctgacaacggaagcatTTATAGCAGCATTACGACGGTTTGTGTCTCGTCGTGGTTTGCCATTGGAGTTACACTCGGACAACGCGACGAACTTCAAGGGAGCAGCAAACAAGCTGAACGAGTTGTACAAGCTGTTGCGTACAACTGAACACCAGCAGAGCATTCAAACTTGGACACTAGAACGCAAAATTTCATGGAAGTTCATCCCACCAAGAGCTCCTCACTTCGGTGGACTGTGGGAAGCCGCCGTCAAAACCATGAAGTACCACCTAGTGCGCGTTTTAGGAACGACATCACTTTCGTATGAGGACATGTCTACGCTGCTGGACGAGATAGAATGCTGTGTCAACTCCCGACCTATAACATCGATGTCAGATGACCCACACGATATGACAGCCCTCACTCCTGGACATTTCCTGGTTGGAACGAACCTACAGCTTGTTCCGGACCACTGCTTGCTGTAcgaagccgaaaaccggttgaaCCACTGGCGTCATGTTCAACAACTTCGCCAGCACTTTTGGAACCGTTGGCAGAAGGAGTATTTACAACAACTGCAGGCGCGTTCTAAATGGACAAAGGAAGGTACAACCACAGTAACGCCAGGAACGTTAGTTATAATTAAGGAAGATAATGTGCACTCGGCGTGTTGGCCATTAGCACGCGTAACCGAGGAGCATCGTGGAAAGGATGGCAAAGCGCGTGTCTTTACATTGCGTACAA TACTGTCAGCCTGGATTCTATCTAGCCTGGAGCTATCTTTGACACACTTTGTCTTCCCactcgttctaatgatgaaGGATGAGAAGTTTGATCGTTTGGAAGGATCTTggaatcg acgtgCGTATTCGTGA